The following coding sequences lie in one Apium graveolens cultivar Ventura chromosome 3, ASM990537v1, whole genome shotgun sequence genomic window:
- the LOC141712917 gene encoding uncharacterized protein LOC141712917, with protein MARLHKGTNMAPLILTLLVVLVSQNLPLQTKATAYPYYSPPPPYHYKSPPPPPPVHSPPPPYHYKSPPPPPPVHSPPPPYHYKSPPPPPPVHSPPPPYHYKSPPPPPPVHSPPPPYHYKSPPPPVHSPPPPYHYKSPPPPKHSPPPPYLYKSPPPPKHSPPPPYHYKSPPPPKHSPPPPYHYKSPPPPKHSPPPPYHYKSPPPPPPVHSPPPPYHYKSPPPPPPVHSPPPPYHYKSPPPPPPKHSPAPPYHYKSPPPPPPIHSPPPPYHYKSPPPPVHSPPPPYHYKSPPPPVHSPPPPYHYKSPPPPPPVHSPPPPYHYKSPPPPVHYPPPPYHYKSPPPPPPVHSPPPPYHYKSPPPPVHSPPPPYHYKSPPPPMHSPPPPYHYKSPPPPPPVQSPPPPYHYKSPPPPPPVHSPPPPYHYKLPPPPPPVYKYKSPPPPPPTHYIYSSPPPPHHY; from the coding sequence ATGGCAAGACTACACAAGGGGACCAATATGGCCCCTCTTATTCTTACTCTTCTAGTGGTGTTAGTATCCCAGAACTTGCCATTGCAAACTAAAGCAACAGCATATCCTTATTATTCTCCTCCACCTCCTTACCACTACAAATCACCTCCGCCTCCACCTCCGGTGCATTCTCCACCTCCACCTTATCATTACAAGTCCCCGCCCCCGCCACCTCCGGTGCATTCTCCACCACCTCCTTATCACTATAAGTCACCACCACCTCCCCCTCCTGTACATTCTCCACCTCCACCGTACCACTATAAGTCACCACCACCTCCTCCACCTGTGCATTCTCCACCACCTCCCTACCACTATAAATCACCACCACCACCAGTTCACTCACCACCCCCACCATACCACTACAAATCaccaccacctcccaaacactCACCACCCCCACCATACCTCTACAAATCaccaccacctcccaaacactCACCACCCCCGCCATACCACTACAAATCaccaccacctcccaaacactCACCACCTCCTCCTTACCATTACAAATCaccaccacctcccaaacactCACCACCTCCTCCTTACCATTACAAATCACCACCACCTCCTCCTCCTGTCCACTCACCACCCCCACCTTACCATTACAAATCACCACCACCTCCTCCTCCTGTCCACTCACCACCCCCACCTTACCATTACAAATCCCCACCCCCACCACCTCCAAAACACTCACCAGCTCCTCCATATCATTATAAATCCCCACCACCTCCTCCTCCCATTCACTCACCACCTCCTCCTTACCATTACAAGTCACCACCACCTCCCGTTCACTCACCTCCTCCTCCCTATCACTACAAGTCGCCTCCACCTCCGGTACACTCACCGCCACCACCTTACCACTACAAGTCACCACCTCCTCCCCCACCAGTGCACTCTCCTCCACCACCTTATCACTATAAATCACCACCACCTCCCGTGCACTACCCACCACCACCATATCACTACAAGTCACCACCACCACCTCCTCCGGTGCACTCCCCACCACCACCCTACCACTACAAATCACCACCCCCTCCAGTGCATTCACCCCCACCACCATACCATTACAAATCACCCCCACCTCCAATGCACTCTCCACCCCCACCATACCACTATAAGTCACCACCACCTCCTCCACCAGTCCAATCCCCACCACCACCTTACCACTACAAATCACCACCACCTCCTCCACCAGTACACTCTCCTCCCCCACCTTACCACTACAAATTACCACCACCGCCTCCCCCAGTTTACAAGTACAAGTCCCCACCTCCACCACCACCCACTCATTATATCTATAGTTCACCTCCTCCCCCTCATCACTACTAA